One Dehalococcoidia bacterium genomic window, TAAGATGGCGAGAGTATCAGGGTCAGGAAACCACGATGCTAGAGTCATTGGACCGCCATAGCAGGGACTCCACTCTGTTCCAGTTCACCACCAAACGTCTGAGGGACTTCCTCGATCCAAAGCATCTCCTCATTCAGATCGACGAGCAATTCGACTTCGCCAGACTCGTCGAGCCGCTCGAAGACTACTACTGTCGCGACAACGGCAGACCGGCCATCCATCCGGAGGTGCTGGTCAGAGCTCTGCTGATCTCGTCGCTATACAACGTCAGTTCATTTAGACGACT contains:
- a CDS encoding transposase; translation: MLESLDRHSRDSTLFQFTTKRLRDFLDPKHLLIQIDEQFDFARLVEPLEDYYCRDNGRPAIHPEVLVRALLISSLYNVSSFRRLCAAISENLAFRWFCFLSIDDNVFDHSTISHFIERIGNEG